The following proteins come from a genomic window of Phoenix dactylifera cultivar Barhee BC4 unplaced genomic scaffold, palm_55x_up_171113_PBpolish2nd_filt_p 000615F, whole genome shotgun sequence:
- the LOC103697530 gene encoding blue copper protein-like, with protein MEKAVVIAALVTLASVGFSSGAVYTVGDKAGWTIIGNVNYTAWASTKNFHVGDIILFVYNKNFHNVMEVNKEDFKACNAGSPLTTHTSGNDSFTIKRRGHHFFLCGVPGHCGLGQKVDIRVPKLASSAAPSGAPATAPSTGGPAAASGSASTPTLAPRPAAPPPPPLPRLQALLWPCLPLLPLLVVVVSSCLSRCSKIDFLLVSFKFLLGHRDRLCGYF; from the exons ATGGAGAAGGCCGTGGTCATCGCTGCCCTCGTGACCTTGGCTTCCGTGGGGTTTTCCTCAGGAGCGGTCTATACCGTCGGAGATAAAGCTGGGTGGACCATCATAGGCAACGTGAACTACACCGCCTGGGCTTCTACCAAGAATTTCCATGTCGGAGATATCATCC TGTTTGTGTACAACAAAAACTTCCACAACGTGATGGAGGTGAACAAGGAAGACTTCAAGGCGTGCAACGCCGGGTCCCCACTGACCACCCACACCTCGGGCAACGACTCCTTCACCATCAAGCGCCGGGGCCACCACTTCTTCCTGTGCGGCGTCCCCGGCCACTGTGGCCTCGGCCAGAAGGTCGACATCCGCGTCCCCAAGCTCGCCTCCTCTGCTGCCCCTTCCGGCGCCCCGGCCACCGCCCCCTCCACCGGAGGCCCCGCCGCCGCCAGCGGAAGCGCCTCAACGCCCACCCTCGCCCCCCGCCCAGCGgcgcccccgccgccgccgcttccAAGGCTGCAGGCTTTGCTCTGGCCGTGCTTGCCTTTGCTGCCACTTTTGGTGGTGGTGGTCTCATCATGCCTCAGTAGATGCTCGAAGATAGATTTCCTACttgtttctttcaaatttcTTCTTGGACACCGAGACCGGCTTTGTGGTTATTTTTAG
- the LOC103697532 gene encoding sugar transport protein MST4-like yields MAGFAASNSDDSPKQFEGRITIYVVLCGIIAATGGLMFGYDVGISGGVTAMDDFLEKFFPSVYVKKHEVKEDNYCKFDDQGLQLFTSSLYLAALVASFIASKTCKSYGRKLTMQAASIFFLVGVILNAAARDLAMLIVGRILLGVGVGFANQAVPLFLSEIAPVRIRGALNILFQLDVTIGILVANVVNYFTSSIRPWGWRLSLGLAGVPALILCFGSLLITETPASLIERQKLDEGLAVLKKIRGTEKVELEFNEIVDASKIAQQVKHPFRNVMMRRSRPQLVIAILMQVFQQFTGINAIMFYAPVLFQTIGFKNDGSLLSAVIMGLVNVLCTVVSILLVDRLGRRILLLEACAQMLISQAAIGAVLQVFMKANNNLHQDVAIWVVVLVCLFVSSFAWSWGPLGWLIPSETFPLETRTAGFAFAVSSNMLFTFIIAQAFLSMMCHMKAGIFFFFAAWIVAMAFFVVFLLPETKNVPIDEMTERVWKKHWYWRRFVDHGEDQNETRDVEDSANRL; encoded by the exons ATGGCGGGGTTCGCAGCGTCAAATTCAGACGACagtccgaaacagttcgagggGAGGATCACGATCTACGTAGTGTTATGTGGAATAATTGCGGCCACAGGAGGATTGATGTTTGGTTATGATGTTGGGATCTCGG GAGGGGTGACAGCAATGGATGACTTCCTAGAGAAATTTTTCCCTTCGGTCTACGTAAAGAAGCACGAAGTCAAGGAGGACAACTACTGCAAGTTTGATGACCAAGGCCTCCAGCTCTTCACGTCATCTCTCTACCTTGCTGCTCTGGTGGCGAGCTTTATTGCCTCCAAAACATGCAAAAGTTATGGCAGAAAGTTGACGATGCAAGCAGCATCCATCTTTTTCTTGGTGGGTGTTATTCTTAATGCGGCAGCTCGAGATCTAGCCATGTTAATCGTAGGACGAATCCTCCTTGGCGTTGGTGTCGGATTCGCTAACCAG GCAGTTCCTCTGTTTTTGTCAGAAATCGCACCGGTACGAATTCGAGGAGCTCTGAACATCCTTTTCCAGCTTGACGTGACGATCGGCATTCTCGTAGCAAATGTTGTGAACTATTTCACTTCATCTATTCGACCATGGGGATGGAGATTGTCGCTCGGCCTTGCCGGCGTACCGGCGTTAATTCTATGCTTTGGCTCCTTATTAATCACCGAGACTCCCGCCAGCCTCATCGAGCGTCAGAAATTGGATGAAGGTCTCGCCGTGCTCAAGAAGATCAGGGGTACCGAGAAAGTCGAGTTGGAATTCAATGAGATTGTGGATGCTAGCAAGATCGCTCAACAAGTGAAGCACCCATTTCGAAATGTGATGATGCGACGCAGTCGCCCGCAGTTGGTCATTGCCATCTTGATGCAAGTCTTTCAGCAATTCACTGGAATCAATGCCATAATGTTCTATGCCCCGGTCCTCTTCCAAACAATCGGATTCAAGAACGATGGCTCGTTGCTCTCTGCAGTTATAATGGGGCTCGTAAATGTTTTATGCACGGTTGTCTCCATACTCTTGGTGGATCGGCTTGGGAGGAGGATCTTGCTGCTCGAAGCTTGTGCCCAGATGTTAATTTCACAG GCTGCAATTGGTGCCGTTCTGCAAGTATTTATGAAAGCGAACAACAACCTTCACCAAGATGTGGCCATTTGGGTGGTCGTGCTGGTTTGCCTGTTCGTATCGAGCTTTGCATGGTCATGGGGACCTCTTGGCTGGCTGATTCCAAGTGAGACCTTCCCCCTGGAGACGAGGACGGCTGGGTTCGCCTTCGCAGTCAGCTCGAACATGCTCTTCACCTTTATCATCGCCCAAGCCTTCCTCTCCATGATGTGTCACATGAAAGCaggcattttcttcttcttcgctgcatGGATCGTGGCCATGGCGTTTTTTGTTGTCTTCCTACTGCCGGAGACGAAGAACGTGCCCATCGATGAGATGACGGAGAGGGTGTGGAAGAAACACTGGTACTGGAGGCGGTTCGTGGATCACGGGGAGGATCAGAATGAGACAAGGGATGTTGAGGATTCCGCCAATCGACTTTAA